A genomic stretch from Oscillospiraceae bacterium includes:
- a CDS encoding lactate utilization protein has protein sequence MHRYSESFSKRCDLLAPQVVGALQSRRFEAYYCPTGAEAAALALGLIPEGASVSWGGSVTLQEIGLLDLVRRGPFRPLDRDTAQNPEERLDLMRQALLCDVYLTSVNALSEDGQLINIDGVGNRTAAFTFGPRSVVAVVGMNKLCKTRPEAEIRARTYAAPLNAQRVLAGADPETVKTPCQRTGTCADCKSSACICSFLVTTRMCRPAHRIKVILVGEPLGY, from the coding sequence ATGCACCGGTACAGCGAGAGTTTTTCCAAACGGTGCGATCTGCTTGCGCCGCAGGTCGTCGGCGCCCTGCAAAGCCGCCGCTTCGAGGCATACTACTGCCCAACCGGCGCGGAGGCCGCCGCTCTGGCCCTCGGCCTTATCCCCGAGGGCGCGTCGGTCTCGTGGGGCGGGTCTGTGACCCTTCAGGAAATCGGCCTTCTGGACCTTGTCCGCCGCGGACCCTTCCGGCCTCTCGACAGGGACACCGCCCAAAACCCCGAGGAACGCCTCGACCTGATGCGGCAGGCGCTTTTGTGCGACGTCTACCTGACCAGCGTGAACGCCCTGAGCGAGGACGGTCAACTCATCAACATAGACGGCGTCGGCAACCGGACGGCGGCTTTCACCTTCGGCCCACGGAGCGTCGTCGCGGTGGTGGGCATGAACAAGCTGTGCAAAACGCGCCCGGAGGCGGAGATCCGCGCCCGGACATACGCCGCCCCGCTGAACGCTCAACGCGTCCTCGCCGGCGCCGACCCGGAGACCGTAAAAACGCCCTGCCAGCGCACCGGTACCTGCGCCGACTGCAAATCCAGCGCCTGCATCTGTTCGTTCCTCGTCACAACCCGCATGTGCCGCCCCGCCCATCGGATCAAAGTCATCCTCGTGGGCGAACCCTTGGGCTATTGA
- a CDS encoding HDOD domain-containing protein, producing MNQFIARQPIFDRKMNVFAYELLHRFDETQNFAAILSDPDKASSETIMSSFYGNSIEKITGDKPAFINFTQNLLEAGIATLFPNQYLVVEILEDVAPLPSVAEACRLLKEAGYTIALDDFVYRPELEPLIQWADIVKIDWLDADPEEIREVVRKLRPRSPRLLAEKVETHEIFQQAMDMGFSYFQGYFFSKPVIVSNKKIDPLMINYIQLIRQVSRTDVDFAYLARIIRRDVVLSYRLLRLVNSAYFGARHEVKSIRHALAILGLREIKKWISLLAMIGITSGKSDEIIRTSLIRGRFLETFGARHCRSLDSEQLFMSGLFSLLDVIMEMPMADVLPQLSGVTEIEEVLIESRGPIADILGIIAAYEHGKWEDAVERCRCFGVTEEQLLRLYLDAVSWSNAFL from the coding sequence TTGAATCAGTTCATCGCTCGTCAGCCCATTTTTGACCGCAAGATGAATGTGTTTGCGTATGAGCTGCTCCACCGATTTGACGAGACGCAAAATTTTGCCGCCATACTGTCCGATCCGGACAAGGCCTCCTCGGAGACAATCATGAGCAGCTTTTATGGAAACAGCATCGAAAAGATCACCGGGGACAAGCCGGCGTTTATTAATTTCACGCAAAATTTGCTGGAGGCAGGCATTGCTACGCTCTTCCCAAATCAATACCTGGTGGTGGAGATTCTGGAGGATGTGGCGCCGCTGCCTTCGGTGGCGGAGGCTTGCCGTCTGCTGAAAGAGGCGGGATACACCATCGCGCTGGACGATTTTGTCTACCGGCCGGAACTCGAACCTCTGATCCAGTGGGCCGACATCGTCAAAATCGACTGGCTGGACGCGGACCCGGAGGAGATCCGGGAGGTTGTCCGAAAGCTGCGGCCGCGCTCCCCCAGGCTGCTGGCGGAGAAGGTGGAGACGCACGAGATCTTCCAGCAGGCCATGGACATGGGCTTCAGCTATTTTCAGGGCTATTTTTTCAGTAAGCCAGTCATTGTGTCCAACAAAAAAATTGACCCGTTGATGATCAATTACATTCAGCTCATCCGGCAGGTCAGCCGGACGGACGTGGATTTTGCGTATCTGGCCCGCATCATCCGCCGCGATGTGGTGCTCTCTTACCGCCTGCTGCGTCTCGTGAACTCCGCCTACTTCGGTGCGCGGCACGAGGTCAAGAGCATCCGCCATGCGCTGGCGATTTTGGGGCTGCGTGAGATTAAAAAATGGATCTCCCTGCTCGCCATGATCGGTATCACGTCCGGCAAGTCGGACGAGATCATCCGCACCTCGTTGATCCGCGGGCGTTTTCTCGAGACGTTTGGCGCGCGCCACTGCCGTTCGCTCGACTCCGAGCAGCTGTTTATGAGCGGCCTGTTTTCCCTACTCGATGTGATCATGGAGATGCCGATGGCGGATGTGCTGCCCCAGCTCTCCGGCGTGACCGAGATTGAGGAGGTGCTCATCGAGAGCCGCGGGCCCATCGCCGACATTTTGGGGATCATCGCCGCCTATGAGCACGGCAAATGGGAGGACGCCGTGGAGCGCTGCCGCTGTTTCGGGGTCACGGAAGAACAGCTGCTGCGGCTCTATCTGGACGCCGTCTCGTGGAGCAACGCTTTTTTATGA
- the mraZ gene encoding division/cell wall cluster transcriptional repressor MraZ has product MLGTYQYALDAKGRVFVPAKLREELGDVIYVSKGVDNCLFVYGAPEWGKIEEKLAAMPVSRARYLQRSLFPSAARFELDAQGRILLPQALREHAELTKDVTIVGVGNRAEIWSLENWTRYNEQAGDKLAEAMDELGF; this is encoded by the coding sequence ATGCTCGGCACATACCAGTACGCGCTTGATGCGAAGGGCCGCGTGTTTGTACCCGCCAAGCTGCGCGAAGAACTGGGCGACGTCATCTATGTCTCCAAAGGCGTCGACAACTGTCTCTTTGTCTACGGCGCCCCGGAATGGGGCAAGATAGAAGAAAAGTTGGCTGCCATGCCGGTAAGCCGCGCCCGCTACTTACAGCGCAGCCTCTTTCCCTCGGCCGCCCGCTTCGAATTGGACGCGCAGGGGCGTATCCTGCTCCCGCAGGCGCTGCGCGAGCACGCGGAGCTCACCAAGGACGTGACGATCGTGGGTGTGGGCAACCGGGCGGAGATCTGGAGCCTTGAGAACTGGACGCGCTACAACGAGCAGGCCGGCGACAAATTGGCGGAAGCCATGGATGAGCTGGGGTTCTAA
- the rsmH gene encoding 16S rRNA (cytosine(1402)-N(4))-methyltransferase RsmH: MPYDHTPVMLTQCLEMLRVQPDGVYVDATAGAGGHAEAVVRALESGRLLCLDKDPEALARARARLAPFEDRVLFVHSDYRRLSDVLAAHRISGADGILFDLGVSSPQFDDPARGFSYRFDAVLDMRMNPEDLLTAREIVNTWPQTELRRILFDYGEEPHAPLIAAALVRQRAKAPVETTGQLADIIAQALPAKSRRRPGHPAKRSFQAIRIAVNDELGGLAQGLAAAIDALNAGGRLVVLSFHSLEDRVVKTALADAAQGCLCPKDLPVCVCGHTPALRILTRRPLTAGPEELTENRRAHSAKLRAAEKL; this comes from the coding sequence ATGCCGTACGATCATACCCCCGTAATGCTGACACAGTGCCTTGAGATGCTGCGCGTGCAGCCCGACGGCGTCTATGTGGACGCGACCGCAGGCGCGGGCGGACACGCCGAAGCCGTAGTCCGCGCCCTGGAGAGCGGCCGGCTTCTTTGTCTGGACAAGGACCCGGAGGCACTGGCGCGGGCCCGGGCGCGGCTGGCGCCCTTCGAAGACCGAGTGCTGTTTGTGCACAGCGACTACCGGCGCCTCTCCGATGTATTGGCGGCGCACCGCATCTCCGGTGCGGACGGCATTTTGTTTGACCTCGGCGTCTCCTCGCCGCAGTTTGATGACCCCGCGCGCGGATTCAGCTACCGTTTTGACGCGGTGCTGGACATGCGTATGAACCCGGAGGATCTGCTGACGGCCCGCGAGATTGTGAACACGTGGCCCCAGACGGAGCTCAGGCGCATCCTGTTCGATTACGGGGAGGAACCTCACGCGCCGCTGATCGCCGCCGCGCTCGTCAGACAGCGGGCAAAGGCGCCCGTCGAAACCACGGGACAACTGGCCGACATCATTGCGCAGGCGCTGCCGGCCAAGTCCCGCCGCCGGCCAGGACACCCCGCCAAGCGAAGTTTTCAGGCCATCCGGATTGCGGTGAACGACGAGCTCGGCGGGCTGGCACAGGGCCTCGCGGCTGCCATCGACGCGCTGAACGCAGGCGGACGGCTGGTGGTGCTCAGCTTCCACTCGCTGGAGGACAGGGTTGTCAAAACCGCTCTTGCCGATGCTGCACAAGGCTGCCTCTGTCCCAAAGATCTGCCGGTGTGCGTCTGCGGACACACCCCCGCGCTGCGGATCCTCACACGGCGGCCGCTTACGGCCGGCCCCGAGGAATTGACGGAAAACCGACGTGCCCACAGCGCCAAACTGCGGGCCGCCGAAAAACTGTAG
- a CDS encoding septum formation initiator family protein, whose amino-acid sequence MSTQAANVAQDLSRFDNRRRVREAVAQDILEQSAVKTRAQSRAKEKVRVSGWMLLGFATFAASMFVVVHSHVRLAELSAETGALSREIASLKQEASLLQKLGDGKVNLAAIERIATEELGMTKPTRDQVIYIDLSDGDHAVVLKKPGGFWRDLFGG is encoded by the coding sequence ATGAGCACGCAGGCTGCAAATGTGGCACAGGACCTCTCCCGTTTTGACAACCGGCGCCGTGTACGCGAGGCCGTAGCACAGGATATCCTGGAGCAGTCGGCCGTCAAAACGCGCGCGCAGTCACGGGCCAAAGAAAAGGTTCGTGTATCCGGCTGGATGCTGCTGGGTTTCGCGACATTTGCCGCCTCCATGTTCGTCGTCGTCCACTCCCATGTGCGGCTCGCGGAACTGTCCGCGGAAACCGGCGCGCTGTCTCGGGAGATCGCGTCGTTGAAACAGGAAGCCTCCCTCCTGCAGAAGTTGGGCGACGGCAAGGTCAATCTGGCGGCGATCGAGCGGATCGCCACGGAGGAACTTGGGATGACCAAACCCACACGCGACCAAGTGATCTACATCGATCTGTCCGACGGCGACCATGCTGTCGTGTTGAAAAAACCGGGCGGCTTTTGGCGCGATCTGTTCGGCGGCTGA
- a CDS encoding PASTA domain-containing protein, with product MSRASKQMPASRRANRTVLFRTFVLMALCGVGLFVPLGMKLYDIQIVNHDKYERMAVEQQTRNTVISPLRGTIFDRNYKTLAVCASVDTVFISPVDIESEDQAQLVARGLSEILDVDYETIYAKTQKKDRQYEEIRKKVEKDLADRVRTFISDNKLQQIVYVTPDSKRYYPNGNFASHVLGFVSDDNQGLDGVEAVYDESLKGTPGRVVAARDAKNRVMPFQYEKHYDAQDGLGVVLTLDETMQHFLENHLQTALVENDVRNKAAGIVMDVKTGEILAMDTRYGYDPNEPRTLTDPAALDTLSGLEGEERSALLKDALLAQWRNKIVNDTYEPGSTFKIITAAVALEEKAVSLDDTFFCTGSIMVPGWNRPIHCHKLAGHGAETFVQGVQNSCNPVFITVAQRVGQTRFYDYFRAFGFTEKTGVDLPGESGSVFHSQEAFHEDTVALSTYAFGQTFNITPIQLITAVSAVANGGSLMKPHIVRELTDDQGRVVRSIQPEAVRQVISGETSRTLCEILESVVSKGTGINAYVKGFRIAGKTGTSQKRDPATHEYMSGKYVVSFVGFAPADDPQVAVLVLLDEPMYGPPNLRTGGGMAAPVVGRIMSDILPYINVAPQYTPEEAATLEITVPTVSGLPVAEAEQLLKDREIGYSVKGRGDMVSAQVPAAGAQVPGTAEIILYLGDAQPPESVTVPDVVGMTAERANRALVNAGFYMRAMGATTAVGGGTIVAAHQSVAANTQAPPGATIEVEFFDTSLRD from the coding sequence ATGTCAAGAGCGTCCAAACAGATGCCGGCGTCCCGCCGCGCGAATCGCACTGTACTTTTTCGCACCTTTGTGCTGATGGCCCTCTGTGGCGTCGGCCTCTTTGTGCCGCTCGGAATGAAACTCTACGACATCCAGATCGTAAACCACGACAAATATGAGCGAATGGCGGTGGAACAACAGACCAGAAACACGGTGATCTCGCCGCTACGCGGGACCATCTTCGACCGCAACTACAAGACGCTGGCCGTGTGTGCCAGTGTGGACACCGTCTTCATCTCTCCGGTGGACATCGAGAGCGAGGATCAGGCCCAACTCGTCGCGCGCGGGCTGTCGGAGATCTTGGACGTGGACTACGAAACCATATATGCAAAGACACAGAAGAAAGACCGCCAGTATGAGGAGATCCGCAAAAAGGTTGAGAAAGACTTGGCCGACCGGGTGCGGACTTTTATCTCAGACAATAAGCTCCAGCAAATCGTATATGTGACGCCGGATTCCAAGCGCTACTATCCGAACGGTAACTTCGCCTCCCATGTCCTCGGTTTTGTCAGCGACGACAATCAGGGGCTGGACGGCGTGGAGGCCGTCTACGACGAAAGCTTGAAGGGGACGCCGGGCCGGGTGGTGGCCGCACGGGACGCCAAAAATCGCGTCATGCCCTTCCAATATGAGAAGCATTACGACGCGCAGGACGGCCTGGGTGTCGTCCTCACGCTGGACGAGACGATGCAGCACTTTTTGGAGAACCATCTGCAGACGGCTCTGGTGGAAAATGATGTGCGCAACAAGGCGGCCGGCATTGTCATGGACGTGAAAACCGGGGAAATCCTGGCGATGGACACCCGATACGGATACGACCCGAACGAACCGCGGACGCTGACGGACCCCGCCGCCCTCGACACGCTCTCGGGCCTTGAGGGCGAGGAACGGAGTGCGCTGCTGAAAGACGCGCTCCTCGCGCAGTGGCGCAACAAGATCGTAAACGATACCTATGAGCCGGGCTCGACCTTTAAGATCATCACGGCGGCGGTGGCGCTGGAGGAGAAGGCCGTCTCTCTGGACGACACGTTCTTCTGTACAGGTTCGATCATGGTGCCCGGTTGGAATAGGCCCATCCATTGCCATAAACTGGCCGGCCACGGCGCAGAGACTTTCGTGCAGGGCGTGCAAAACTCCTGCAACCCAGTGTTCATCACGGTGGCCCAGCGGGTCGGGCAGACACGGTTTTACGACTATTTCCGGGCTTTTGGCTTTACGGAGAAAACCGGTGTCGACTTGCCCGGCGAATCGGGCAGTGTGTTCCACTCGCAGGAGGCCTTCCACGAGGACACGGTCGCGCTGTCGACCTACGCCTTCGGCCAGACCTTCAACATCACGCCGATTCAGCTCATCACGGCGGTGTCGGCGGTGGCCAACGGCGGCAGCCTGATGAAGCCGCACATCGTCCGGGAACTGACGGACGATCAGGGCCGCGTGGTTCGAAGCATCCAGCCCGAGGCGGTCCGGCAGGTGATCTCCGGCGAGACCTCCCGGACATTGTGCGAGATCCTGGAATCCGTGGTCAGCAAGGGCACCGGCATAAACGCTTATGTCAAGGGCTTCCGCATTGCCGGTAAAACCGGCACGTCCCAAAAGCGCGACCCGGCGACGCACGAGTACATGTCGGGCAAGTACGTCGTCTCATTTGTGGGCTTCGCCCCGGCCGACGACCCGCAGGTGGCCGTGCTGGTCCTGCTCGACGAGCCAATGTACGGCCCGCCGAACCTGCGCACCGGCGGCGGTATGGCGGCGCCGGTGGTGGGCCGCATCATGTCCGACATTTTGCCTTACATTAATGTCGCGCCGCAATACACGCCGGAGGAGGCCGCCACGTTGGAAATCACCGTGCCGACGGTGAGCGGGCTGCCGGTGGCGGAAGCGGAACAGCTTCTGAAGGACCGAGAGATCGGATACTCGGTAAAGGGCCGGGGCGACATGGTGTCCGCGCAGGTGCCGGCCGCCGGCGCACAGGTGCCCGGTACGGCCGAGATCATCCTCTACCTGGGCGATGCGCAGCCACCGGAGAGCGTGACGGTACCGGACGTGGTCGGGATGACGGCCGAACGGGCCAACCGGGCGCTGGTAAACGCGGGGTTTTACATGCGGGCCATGGGCGCCACCACCGCCGTGGGCGGCGGTACGATCGTGGCGGCCCATCAGAGTGTGGCGGCCAACACGCAGGCGCCTCCCGGCGCGACCATCGAAGTGGAATTCTTCGACACAAGCCTGCGGGACTGA
- a CDS encoding UDP-N-acetylmuramoyl-L-alanyl-D-glutamate--2,6-diaminopimelate ligase: MKLVELLAEITPVSLGADPGLEVKGLCLDSRRVSVGDLFFAVPGTHEDGAAYIPQALAAGAAAVVTETETDTATPSVRVSDLRAAMAAMAARFYGYPAARLRMIGVTGTNGKTTVTHIVKGILERAGGFRVGLIGTNGNWIGDTPLPSEHTTPDILTLQALLSGMAEAGCTHCVMEVSSHALSQRRVDGVEFREALFTNLTQDHMDYHRDMEAYFRAKALLFQQSDAAVLNLDDPHGQRLAEDSALNSITYSTQRDEADVVAKNIRFKANRVEFEVVTTSGIARIEWATPGLFSVYNALAAVACALMEGVALRDIAAATREIPPVRGRMEVVPGPEGVTVVIDYAHTPDALENLLSAVGAYHSGRVITLFGCGGDRDRGKRPLMGAAAARLSDLVIVTSDNPRTEPPAQIIEEIMAGVPTTGAPVLVVENRVEAIGRALAEAKSGDAVLLAGKGHEDYQEINGQKFPLDEREVVADWVRQTQEQEG; encoded by the coding sequence ATGAAACTGGTGGAACTGCTAGCAGAGATCACACCCGTCTCTCTGGGGGCCGACCCCGGCCTGGAGGTAAAGGGACTGTGCCTCGATTCTCGACGGGTGTCGGTGGGGGACCTGTTTTTTGCCGTACCCGGCACCCATGAGGATGGAGCGGCCTATATCCCCCAGGCGCTGGCTGCCGGCGCGGCGGCCGTCGTGACGGAGACGGAGACAGACACCGCGACGCCGTCCGTGCGCGTGTCCGACCTGCGCGCCGCAATGGCCGCGATGGCCGCGCGTTTCTATGGGTACCCGGCCGCCCGTCTGCGCATGATCGGAGTCACGGGCACGAACGGCAAGACCACCGTCACGCACATCGTCAAGGGCATTTTGGAGCGGGCCGGCGGTTTTCGGGTGGGTCTCATCGGCACCAACGGCAACTGGATCGGCGACACGCCTCTGCCCTCCGAGCACACAACGCCCGACATCCTGACACTGCAGGCACTGCTGTCCGGGATGGCCGAAGCGGGCTGCACCCACTGCGTGATGGAGGTTTCATCCCATGCGCTCTCCCAACGCCGCGTGGACGGCGTCGAATTCCGGGAGGCGCTGTTCACAAACCTCACGCAGGACCACATGGACTATCACCGCGACATGGAAGCGTATTTTCGCGCCAAAGCGCTGCTCTTTCAGCAATCCGACGCCGCCGTGCTGAATCTGGACGATCCTCATGGCCAGCGGTTGGCGGAGGACTCCGCCCTCAACTCCATCACCTATTCGACACAGCGCGACGAGGCGGATGTGGTGGCCAAGAACATCCGTTTCAAGGCCAACCGGGTTGAGTTCGAAGTCGTGACTACCTCCGGCATCGCCCGGATCGAATGGGCGACGCCGGGTCTCTTCTCCGTCTACAATGCGCTGGCCGCCGTGGCGTGCGCGCTGATGGAGGGCGTCGCGCTGCGGGACATCGCGGCGGCGACGCGGGAAATCCCGCCGGTGCGCGGACGCATGGAGGTGGTGCCGGGGCCCGAAGGCGTCACGGTCGTCATCGATTACGCCCATACGCCGGACGCACTGGAGAACCTGCTCTCGGCCGTGGGCGCGTACCACAGCGGACGCGTCATCACGCTGTTCGGCTGCGGCGGCGACCGAGACCGGGGCAAGCGCCCTCTGATGGGAGCCGCCGCGGCGCGGTTGTCGGATCTCGTCATCGTGACCTCCGACAATCCGCGTACGGAGCCGCCGGCACAGATCATTGAGGAGATCATGGCCGGCGTCCCGACGACCGGCGCGCCCGTGCTGGTGGTAGAAAACCGCGTCGAGGCCATCGGCCGGGCGCTCGCAGAGGCCAAATCGGGGGACGCGGTGCTGCTGGCCGGTAAGGGACACGAGGACTATCAGGAGATAAACGGGCAAAAATTTCCGCTTGACGAACGCGAGGTCGTGGCCGATTGGGTCCGTCAAACGCAGGAACAGGAGGGGTAG
- the mraY gene encoding phospho-N-acetylmuramoyl-pentapeptide-transferase, translating into MVRLLCAFALSFGLTAASGLLLLPLLRRLKLGQSIREEGPRWHMSKSGTPTMGGLMFAAGVTAAVLLLGLPYLAQGRYEHLLALAFAWLYGGIGFVDDFFKVVHHRNLGLTALQKLILQLAAAAALLAFMRLLGYTTADVYLPLFGVTAPLPWILFLTLALLYVAGFVNAVNLTDGVDGLCSGVTLPVAIFFAALCLAWNRPAPALFAAALAGGTAGFLLYNFHPARVFMGDTGSLFLGGALCGLAMAVDAPLLLPLVGLVYLIEIVSVVLQVGYFKVTGGRRLFKMTPIHHHFELSGWSETKIFCVSSALTALLCLAVYLVER; encoded by the coding sequence ATGGTCAGACTGCTCTGCGCCTTCGCCCTCTCCTTCGGACTGACGGCCGCATCCGGCCTGTTGCTGCTGCCGCTGCTGCGCCGGCTGAAGCTCGGCCAGAGCATCCGCGAGGAGGGACCGCGCTGGCACATGTCCAAATCCGGCACCCCCACGATGGGCGGCCTTATGTTTGCCGCCGGCGTCACGGCCGCCGTGCTGCTCCTGGGGCTGCCTTATCTCGCGCAGGGCCGCTACGAGCATCTGCTCGCTCTGGCTTTCGCCTGGCTCTATGGGGGTATTGGCTTTGTGGATGACTTCTTCAAAGTGGTGCACCACCGCAACCTGGGGCTCACGGCGCTGCAAAAACTGATACTCCAGCTCGCCGCCGCCGCCGCGCTGCTCGCGTTTATGCGACTGCTCGGCTACACGACGGCAGACGTCTATCTCCCGCTCTTTGGCGTGACTGCGCCGCTGCCTTGGATCCTGTTCCTGACGCTGGCGCTACTGTATGTGGCGGGGTTCGTCAACGCCGTCAACCTGACCGACGGCGTCGACGGGCTGTGCAGCGGCGTGACGCTGCCCGTGGCCATCTTTTTCGCGGCGCTCTGCCTGGCCTGGAACCGCCCCGCGCCCGCTCTGTTTGCGGCGGCGCTGGCCGGTGGGACGGCCGGTTTTTTGCTGTACAACTTTCACCCGGCGCGGGTGTTCATGGGCGACACCGGCTCACTGTTTTTGGGCGGTGCGCTGTGCGGACTCGCGATGGCGGTCGACGCACCCTTGCTGTTGCCGCTCGTGGGACTCGTCTACCTGATCGAGATCGTGTCGGTCGTTTTGCAAGTGGGATATTTCAAGGTGACGGGCGGCCGGCGGCTCTTCAAAATGACGCCCATCCACCACCATTTTGAATTGTCCGGGTGGAGCGAAACCAAGATTTTCTGCGTGTCCTCCGCTCTGACGGCGCTCCTTTGTCTGGCGGTCTACCTGGTTGAACGGTGA
- the ftsW gene encoding putative lipid II flippase FtsW produces the protein MDLPFLMLVVMLSVIGLVMMFSASYASALNDAGTGYNAAYYFMRQGLFAVLGMALMLLISRLNYQVFRPLAVPLIVASVVLLISVLIVGVERNSAKRWIDLGLFQFQPSEIAKLAVIVCFAAMISVYKDRMKTFRYGVLPFAAILGVISFLMYLEPHLSGTVLILGVGGALMFVGGVHWGWFAGLLGAGGFGIYLILTTDFLGRVLPYAMRRIEIWRNPFLDQQGSGYQAIQSLYAIGSGGAFGLGLGKSRQKYLYLPEEHNDFVFAIVCEELGLIGACVVLLLFAVLILRGYWIAIHARDRFGSLMVTGIVTLLAMQTFFNVAVVTNLIPVTGMSMPFFSYGGTSLLIQLMEMGIVLAVSRQIPAPKSG, from the coding sequence ATGGACCTGCCCTTTCTCATGCTGGTCGTCATGCTCTCCGTCATCGGGCTCGTGATGATGTTCTCCGCCAGCTACGCCTCGGCGCTGAACGACGCGGGCACAGGTTACAACGCCGCCTATTACTTCATGCGCCAGGGCTTATTTGCCGTGCTGGGGATGGCCCTCATGCTGCTTATCTCCCGTCTCAATTATCAGGTTTTCCGCCCGCTGGCCGTGCCGCTCATCGTCGCTTCCGTCGTGCTGCTGATCTCGGTCCTCATCGTCGGCGTGGAGCGGAATTCCGCCAAACGATGGATCGACCTGGGTCTCTTTCAGTTCCAGCCCTCAGAAATCGCAAAATTGGCTGTCATCGTGTGTTTCGCGGCGATGATCTCCGTCTATAAGGACCGCATGAAAACATTCCGTTACGGGGTATTGCCCTTTGCGGCCATTCTGGGCGTCATCTCGTTTCTCATGTATCTGGAGCCGCACCTGTCCGGGACTGTGCTGATCCTGGGCGTCGGCGGGGCGTTGATGTTTGTCGGCGGCGTGCACTGGGGCTGGTTTGCCGGCCTCCTCGGCGCCGGCGGCTTCGGGATCTATCTGATCCTGACGACGGACTTCCTGGGCCGGGTCCTGCCCTACGCCATGAGGCGCATCGAGATCTGGCGCAATCCCTTTCTAGATCAGCAGGGCAGCGGCTACCAGGCCATCCAATCCCTGTACGCCATCGGCTCCGGGGGGGCGTTCGGGCTGGGTCTCGGCAAGAGCCGGCAAAAATATCTCTACTTGCCGGAGGAACATAACGATTTTGTGTTTGCCATTGTCTGCGAGGAACTGGGTCTCATCGGCGCGTGCGTCGTGCTGCTGTTGTTCGCTGTGCTCATCCTGCGCGGGTACTGGATCGCCATTCACGCGCGGGACCGTTTCGGCTCCCTGATGGTGACCGGTATCGTCACCCTGCTCGCGATGCAGACCTTCTTCAACGTGGCGGTCGTCACCAATCTGATCCCTGTTACCGGCATGAGCATGCCCTTTTTCAGCTACGGGGGGACTTCCCTGCTCATTCAGCTCATGGAGATGGGCATTGTGCTGGCTGTTTCCCGCCAAATTCCCGCCCCAAAATCGGGTTGA